Proteins from a single region of Chryseobacterium sp. T16E-39:
- a CDS encoding exonuclease SbcCD subunit D, producing MKILHTADWHLGKRLDRFSRLEEQVQVMDEIVQIADDQMVDLIIVAGDLFDNFNPSVEAVELFYKTLKRLSLNGQRPVIAISGNHDSPNLIDAPDPLARECGIILIGYPKARVNPFELENFRISNSLEGLIELQLKGFDFPIRILHTPYANEIRLKEYFGENKEEELNKVLAENWKQLADEFCDHKGVNILSAHLYMNKRGAELLEEPEGEKPIKVGAADLIYSDIIPDQIQYTALGHLHSFQNIGSKEKPVIYSSSPLCYSFSEAGQTKYVNIIEAEPNKEVSYERITLKNGKALIRKTFDSVENTVSWLLENPNTLIELTLESETFLRAEDRKLIYQSHNGIVHLIPKVKNQYLNENQLHDINLNQDIQSLFKDYFKSKNNGQEVNEDLMNLFNEILNA from the coding sequence ATGAAAATTCTGCATACTGCCGACTGGCATTTAGGGAAACGTCTTGATCGATTTTCACGTCTGGAAGAGCAAGTCCAGGTTATGGATGAAATTGTTCAGATAGCCGATGATCAAATGGTTGATCTGATTATTGTTGCCGGAGATTTATTTGATAATTTCAACCCAAGTGTTGAAGCTGTTGAGTTATTTTATAAAACTTTAAAACGTTTATCTTTAAATGGGCAACGTCCCGTCATTGCAATCTCGGGGAATCATGATTCTCCTAACTTAATTGATGCTCCGGATCCTCTTGCAAGAGAATGTGGAATTATTTTAATTGGCTACCCAAAGGCCAGGGTTAATCCATTTGAATTGGAAAATTTCAGAATATCAAATTCACTTGAGGGGCTGATTGAATTACAGCTTAAGGGTTTTGATTTTCCTATCCGAATTTTGCATACTCCTTATGCGAATGAAATCCGGCTAAAAGAATATTTTGGAGAAAATAAAGAAGAAGAATTAAATAAAGTTTTAGCTGAAAACTGGAAACAGCTCGCTGACGAATTTTGCGATCATAAAGGTGTTAATATTTTATCCGCCCATTTATATATGAATAAAAGAGGCGCGGAACTCCTTGAGGAACCGGAAGGTGAAAAACCAATTAAAGTTGGAGCTGCAGATCTCATTTATTCTGATATTATTCCGGATCAGATTCAGTATACCGCATTAGGACATCTTCACAGTTTTCAGAATATTGGATCTAAAGAAAAGCCCGTTATTTATTCGTCCTCACCATTATGCTATAGCTTCAGTGAAGCAGGGCAGACAAAATATGTGAATATTATTGAGGCAGAACCTAATAAAGAAGTTTCGTATGAAAGGATCACTTTAAAAAATGGAAAAGCTCTGATCAGAAAAACTTTTGATTCCGTGGAAAATACTGTTTCATGGTTGCTTGAAAATCCTAATACCTTAATTGAATTAACTTTGGAAAGTGAAACTTTTTTAAGGGCAGAAGACCGAAAACTTATTTACCAGTCTCATAATGGTATTGTTCATTTAATTCCTAAGGTCAAAAATCAATATCTTAATGAAAATCAACTGCATGATATTAATTTGAATCAGGATATACAGTCTTTATTTAAGGATTATTTTAAATCTAAGAATAATGGACAGGAAGTTAATGAAGACTTAATGAATCTGTTTAACGAAATTCTAAACGCTTAA
- a CDS encoding VF530 family DNA-binding protein, with translation MHEKSPDPLHGKRLDAILEELVEYYKGFEKLGEQINIKCFTDNPSISSSLKFLRKTDWARTKVESLYLFMLRQKKRDEAKRK, from the coding sequence ATGCACGAAAAATCTCCAGATCCCTTACACGGAAAAAGACTTGATGCTATTCTTGAAGAATTAGTGGAGTATTATAAAGGGTTTGAGAAGCTGGGTGAACAAATCAACATCAAATGTTTTACAGATAATCCAAGTATCAGCTCTTCTCTGAAATTTTTGAGAAAAACTGATTGGGCAAGAACAAAAGTTGAAAGTCTGTATCTCTTTATGTTGAGACAGAAAAAACGTGACGAAGCAAAGAGAAAGTAG
- a CDS encoding peptidylprolyl isomerase, producing MTIENNHVVAVSYILHTIEEDGSKILVEETTAENPLTFLHGVGMMIPKFEQNILGLKAGDKTSFTIHPEEAYGERQPDAIAQLPIDMFKESGVPPVGAILPLSDNQGNNFQALVVEITPEVVVADLNHPMAGKVLDFQVEILNTRPATEEELAHGHSHGIDGTEAH from the coding sequence ATGACAATCGAAAACAATCATGTTGTAGCTGTAAGTTACATACTTCACACAATCGAAGAGGATGGAAGTAAGATTCTTGTAGAAGAAACAACAGCAGAAAATCCACTTACATTTTTGCATGGTGTAGGAATGATGATTCCAAAGTTTGAACAAAATATCCTTGGTTTAAAAGCTGGTGATAAAACAAGCTTTACGATTCACCCTGAAGAAGCTTATGGTGAAAGACAACCGGATGCTATTGCACAATTACCGATTGATATGTTTAAAGAATCTGGAGTTCCTCCTGTTGGAGCTATTTTGCCTTTATCTGATAATCAAGGGAATAATTTTCAAGCATTAGTGGTAGAAATAACACCAGAAGTTGTGGTAGCAGATCTTAACCACCCAATGGCTGGTAAAGTTTTAGATTTCCAGGTGGAAATTTTAAATACACGTCCGGCTACGGAAGAAGAATTAGCGCATGGTCATTCTCACGGAATCGACGGAACAGAAGCTCACTAA
- a CDS encoding YchJ family protein encodes MNCPCCSGKSYEECCKPYHTGEKHAPTAEALMRSRFSAFAIPNGEYLMETTLPGKRKLHNKKDLQEWGEINQWVKLEIIQTPALNHVEFKAHYIDQDGNSQLHHEFSIFQKMHDRWYYVSGEFLD; translated from the coding sequence ATGAACTGTCCCTGCTGCTCCGGAAAGTCCTATGAAGAATGTTGCAAACCTTATCATACTGGAGAAAAACATGCTCCCACTGCAGAAGCTTTAATGCGTTCCCGGTTTTCTGCGTTTGCTATCCCTAACGGAGAATATCTAATGGAAACTACTCTGCCCGGAAAGCGTAAACTGCATAATAAAAAAGACCTTCAAGAATGGGGAGAGATCAATCAATGGGTAAAACTGGAAATCATTCAAACACCAGCTTTAAACCATGTGGAGTTCAAAGCACATTATATCGATCAGGATGGGAACTCTCAGCTCCATCATGAGTTTTCTATTTTTCAAAAAATGCATGACCGATGGTATTATGTTTCAGGAGAATTTTTAGATTAG
- a CDS encoding M3 family metallopeptidase, which produces MKNISSVLLISALAFNYSCTTMKKTDTQQEVPVPDPSLSSNPFMKKSKLQYEAPEFDKIKNEDFKPAFDFGLKQHDAEIIKIANNPSAPTFENTIVALEKSGEVLKRATIVFSNLTSANTNTTLQALDEEYAPIFAAHSDKMYLNDNLYKRIQLIKDDGLDSESKRLLQFYKQNFEIAGANLSAADKEKLKQVNQEQASLSTQYSNKLLEARKQGGVFFSDAKELDGLSADEIEAAAADAKTAGQPGKYLLALQNTTQQPLLQNLKNRATREKLFKASWLRAEKGDANDTRETIEKLAKLRLKKAQILGKKSYAEWKLQDQMAKTPEAATQLMNQIATPAVETAKREAKDIQDLIDQQKGGFKVEPWDWTFYAEQVRKAKFDLDENQIKPYFEVTTVLEKGVFYAAEKFYGLTFKKRTDLPTYHPDVVTYEVFDHDGKSIAIYYLDFYTRDSKNGGAWMSNFVEQSYLLGTKPVIVNCYNYQKPAPGKPSLISYDDVSTMFHEFGHSIHGMFASQKYPSLSGTNVPRDFVEFPSQINEHWALDPIILKNYALHYETKQPIPQALVDKIKKAGTFNQGYMTTELVSAAELDMDWHTVTNDSQLIPVLDFEKQSLAKHGFNLATVPPRYHTPYFAHIWGGGYSAGYYAYLWSETLDNDAWEWIEKNGGLTRENGDRFRKYILSVGNSVDLNQAFRDFTGHDPDIKPLLRNRGFIK; this is translated from the coding sequence ATGAAAAATATTTCATCGGTATTATTAATTTCTGCTTTGGCATTTAACTACTCTTGTACAACAATGAAAAAAACCGATACCCAACAGGAAGTTCCTGTTCCAGACCCTTCTCTTTCGTCAAACCCTTTTATGAAAAAAAGTAAGCTCCAATATGAAGCTCCTGAGTTTGATAAAATCAAGAATGAAGATTTTAAACCTGCTTTTGATTTTGGATTAAAACAGCATGATGCTGAAATCATTAAAATTGCGAACAACCCCAGTGCTCCTACTTTTGAAAATACTATAGTTGCATTAGAGAAAAGCGGTGAAGTCTTAAAAAGAGCAACAATAGTATTTTCAAACTTAACAAGTGCAAATACGAATACTACATTACAAGCTCTTGATGAAGAATATGCACCAATTTTTGCGGCACATTCTGACAAAATGTATCTTAATGATAACCTGTACAAAAGAATACAATTGATCAAAGATGATGGTTTAGATTCTGAAAGTAAAAGGTTATTACAATTCTACAAACAGAATTTTGAGATCGCGGGTGCTAATCTATCTGCTGCAGATAAAGAAAAATTAAAGCAGGTGAATCAGGAACAAGCTTCTCTTTCTACCCAATATTCAAATAAATTATTAGAAGCAAGGAAGCAAGGAGGCGTTTTCTTTTCGGATGCAAAAGAACTTGATGGCCTTTCTGCTGATGAAATAGAAGCAGCTGCCGCTGATGCAAAAACAGCAGGACAGCCCGGAAAATATTTGTTGGCATTACAAAACACTACACAACAACCATTATTACAAAACCTTAAAAACAGAGCTACCAGAGAAAAACTATTCAAAGCTTCTTGGTTAAGAGCTGAAAAAGGTGATGCTAATGATACGAGAGAAACAATAGAAAAATTAGCTAAATTAAGGTTGAAAAAAGCTCAGATTTTAGGTAAAAAGAGCTATGCAGAATGGAAACTTCAGGATCAGATGGCAAAAACTCCGGAGGCTGCTACTCAATTAATGAATCAGATTGCAACTCCTGCCGTAGAAACTGCAAAACGTGAAGCCAAAGATATCCAGGATCTGATCGATCAGCAAAAAGGTGGTTTCAAAGTAGAACCCTGGGACTGGACTTTCTATGCAGAACAGGTAAGAAAAGCAAAATTCGATTTGGATGAAAATCAGATTAAGCCTTATTTTGAGGTAACTACAGTTTTAGAAAAAGGAGTTTTCTATGCTGCTGAAAAATTCTATGGGCTTACATTCAAAAAAAGAACTGACCTTCCGACCTACCATCCTGATGTAGTAACCTATGAGGTTTTTGATCATGACGGAAAATCAATTGCGATCTATTATTTGGATTTCTATACCAGAGATTCTAAAAATGGTGGTGCATGGATGAGTAATTTTGTTGAACAATCATATCTTTTAGGAACAAAACCTGTAATCGTCAATTGTTATAATTATCAAAAACCAGCTCCGGGAAAACCATCCTTAATTAGCTATGATGATGTTTCTACAATGTTCCATGAATTTGGGCACTCTATCCACGGAATGTTTGCAAGTCAAAAATATCCTTCTCTTTCAGGAACTAATGTACCAAGAGATTTTGTAGAGTTTCCTTCACAGATTAATGAGCATTGGGCTTTAGATCCTATTATTCTAAAAAACTATGCCCTTCATTATGAGACTAAACAGCCTATCCCACAAGCATTGGTTGATAAAATCAAAAAGGCGGGAACTTTCAATCAGGGGTATATGACAACAGAATTAGTTTCTGCAGCAGAACTAGACATGGACTGGCATACTGTAACTAATGACAGTCAGCTTATTCCAGTGTTGGATTTCGAAAAACAGTCATTGGCTAAACACGGATTTAATCTGGCAACTGTTCCGCCAAGATATCACACTCCTTATTTCGCTCATATCTGGGGCGGTGGATATTCAGCAGGATACTATGCTTATTTATGGTCTGAAACTTTAGATAATGATGCATGGGAATGGATTGAAAAAAATGGTGGACTAACAAGGGAAAATGGTGACCGTTTCAGAAAATATATCTTATCTGTAGGAAATTCCGTAGATCTGAATCAGGCATTCAGAGACTTTACTGGGCATGATCCGGATATTAAACCTTTATTGAGAAACAGAGGATTTATTAAATAA
- a CDS encoding head GIN domain-containing protein: MKTTTLFIFSAFVVLSSCNERRDRKNNEKSDWVSKTVDNVVEKGSGPTREKEYKGDFDEIEISQAIDAQIIKSETERVVISAPENIINEILVDNNGGKLHIHYKPGIRVMNSSNVSAKIYTKDFTKLEANSAGKITLKDKFTQEKTEIEISSAGSISGDIEANNLDISAGSSSSFDGKIWAVDLGIDASSAASISLSGKSKNADITSSSGSSISAENVIAENVKAEASSGASVEISATSKIEANASSGGSIDIRKKGNVTVVNKEESSGGSVNVH, translated from the coding sequence ATGAAAACTACAACTCTATTTATTTTTTCAGCATTTGTGGTGTTGTCCTCATGTAATGAAAGACGCGATAGAAAAAACAACGAAAAAAGTGACTGGGTGTCTAAAACAGTAGATAATGTGGTAGAAAAAGGGAGTGGTCCTACCAGAGAGAAGGAGTATAAAGGAGATTTTGATGAAATTGAGATTTCGCAGGCTATTGATGCTCAAATTATAAAATCCGAGACAGAGAGAGTTGTTATTTCAGCCCCTGAAAATATTATCAATGAGATTCTTGTTGATAACAATGGTGGAAAACTGCATATACATTATAAGCCTGGAATAAGAGTGATGAATTCAAGCAATGTATCAGCAAAAATTTATACTAAAGATTTCACTAAACTTGAAGCTAATTCTGCAGGTAAGATCACGCTTAAAGATAAATTTACCCAGGAAAAAACGGAGATAGAGATTTCTAGTGCTGGAAGCATTAGCGGAGATATCGAAGCCAATAATCTGGATATTTCTGCGGGAAGCAGCAGTAGTTTCGATGGGAAAATATGGGCTGTTGATCTTGGGATCGATGCTTCTTCTGCGGCAAGTATTTCATTGTCCGGTAAGTCTAAGAATGCTGATATTACTTCTTCTTCGGGAAGTAGTATTTCTGCTGAAAATGTTATTGCTGAAAATGTAAAAGCGGAGGCATCAAGTGGAGCAAGTGTAGAAATAAGTGCAACATCAAAAATTGAAGCCAATGCCTCTTCAGGAGGTAGTATTGACATACGTAAAAAAGGGAATGTTACTGTTGTAAACAAAGAAGAAAGCAGTGGCGGTAGTGTTAATGTACACTAA
- a CDS encoding monovalent cation:proton antiporter-2 (CPA2) family protein, giving the protein MESSLAMNTLLFLGVAIIMVPLARKFGLSSVIGYIAGGIIIGPYVLRLTGKNVNDIMHASEFGVIMLLFLVGLELEPRKFWEMRKKIVGLGLTQMLLSISILFLVFTGVGWRIDQAIAIAMCFALSSTAIVLQTLQEKDNFKTTAGEASFSTLLFQDIAVIPILAILPLIAHYKTTNHNNEIQIIIQKLPEWLQAATVLFGVVFLILLGRYVFVPFLRYVSKSGMTELLTASSLFLVIGVSELMVAIGLSPALGAFLAGVMLANSEFRHELEAQIDPFKGLLLAVFFVSVGSTMNFNIIQQDPIFIFSTVFAVLTVKFVVLYAIGKFFKIDTPQSLFYAFALSQVGEFSFVLINYASDLYLLSPELNAQMMAVTAITMCITPFLLIVNDKFLTPKFIKEKPEGEHDYNILESDVVQKKIIIVGFGHFGSTVGRLLKANKIPATVLDRDSDRVKLLRSYGFKVYYGDATRIPILRAAGIEDAELLVLCLENANDNMFIADLVREHYPKVKIFVRAKNRIDAYAYLNNGIDNIYRETLGTAVDMAIDVLNETGMRKYAARRLGQRFMAIDKASIRKLAKAKEEDEILQFTTKEILQREEELLAFDNLSFDNKDWEGSSTADEDEEEESEN; this is encoded by the coding sequence ATGGAATCTTCTTTAGCAATGAATACGCTACTTTTCCTTGGTGTAGCCATTATTATGGTTCCACTGGCAAGGAAATTTGGATTAAGTTCTGTGATCGGATACATTGCAGGAGGGATCATTATTGGCCCTTATGTTCTCAGGCTTACCGGAAAGAATGTTAATGATATTATGCATGCCAGTGAGTTCGGAGTAATTATGCTGCTATTTTTAGTAGGACTTGAGCTGGAACCCAGGAAGTTTTGGGAAATGCGGAAAAAGATTGTGGGACTGGGACTGACTCAAATGCTCCTCAGTATTTCAATTTTATTTTTAGTCTTCACTGGTGTAGGATGGAGGATTGATCAGGCAATAGCTATCGCTATGTGTTTCGCTTTGTCATCTACGGCAATTGTTTTACAGACCTTACAGGAAAAAGACAATTTCAAAACAACTGCCGGAGAAGCATCTTTTTCCACCTTGCTATTTCAGGATATTGCAGTGATTCCTATTCTTGCCATTCTTCCGCTTATAGCCCATTATAAAACGACCAATCATAATAATGAAATACAAATTATCATTCAAAAGCTTCCTGAATGGTTACAAGCAGCTACCGTCCTTTTTGGAGTCGTTTTTCTGATCCTCTTGGGCAGGTACGTTTTTGTACCATTTCTGCGCTATGTTTCAAAATCAGGAATGACAGAATTACTAACCGCCTCATCCCTATTTCTTGTTATCGGAGTTTCAGAATTAATGGTCGCAATAGGATTATCGCCGGCATTAGGAGCCTTTTTAGCTGGAGTAATGCTTGCCAACAGCGAATTCAGACATGAACTGGAAGCGCAGATCGATCCTTTTAAAGGGCTATTGTTAGCCGTTTTCTTCGTAAGTGTAGGATCAACAATGAATTTTAATATCATTCAGCAAGACCCTATATTTATTTTTAGTACTGTCTTTGCGGTTTTAACTGTAAAATTTGTCGTTCTATATGCTATTGGAAAGTTTTTCAAAATCGATACTCCGCAGAGTTTATTTTATGCATTTGCACTTTCGCAGGTTGGAGAATTTTCTTTTGTCCTCATTAATTATGCCTCAGACCTTTATCTTTTAAGTCCGGAATTAAATGCTCAAATGATGGCTGTAACGGCGATCACTATGTGTATCACCCCATTCCTTCTTATAGTAAATGATAAATTCCTTACCCCAAAATTCATTAAAGAAAAACCGGAAGGTGAACATGATTATAACATTCTTGAAAGCGATGTTGTTCAAAAGAAAATAATCATTGTAGGCTTTGGACATTTTGGAAGTACCGTAGGACGGCTGCTTAAAGCGAACAAAATTCCGGCTACGGTTTTGGATCGGGATTCGGATCGGGTAAAATTATTAAGAAGCTATGGTTTTAAAGTATACTATGGGGATGCAACCAGAATTCCGATTCTAAGAGCAGCAGGAATTGAAGATGCAGAGTTGCTGGTTCTCTGTCTTGAAAATGCTAATGACAACATGTTTATTGCCGACCTGGTTCGTGAACATTATCCAAAGGTGAAAATATTTGTCCGGGCAAAAAACAGAATTGATGCTTACGCCTATCTCAATAACGGTATTGATAATATTTACCGTGAAACGCTGGGTACGGCTGTAGACATGGCTATTGACGTCCTTAACGAAACAGGAATGAGGAAATATGCAGCCAGACGGCTGGGCCAAAGGTTTATGGCTATCGACAAAGCTTCGATCCGAAAATTAGCCAAAGCTAAAGAGGAAGATGAAATTCTTCAGTTTACCACAAAAGAAATCCTCCAAAGAGAGGAGGAATTATTAGCATTTGATAATCTTAGCTTTGATAATAAAGATTGGGAAGGATCCTCAACTGCCGATGAAGACGAAGAAGAGGAATCCGAAAATTAA
- a CDS encoding NAD(P)H-dependent oxidoreductase, producing MKKTLVVFAHPYLEHSNSNVELINFYVRHQHFTLRDLYEDYPDFHIAAFRERKRLNHYERFIFQFPIIWFGMPPLLRLWIDEVFDRDWLKEGEYNPLEGKEVYILVTTGGKERSFSKTGTYKYTIDELISGLIVSLNVFKANIKNIKIVYEANKLTKKEIILHKKEFMELLTQ from the coding sequence ATGAAAAAGACATTGGTGGTTTTTGCACATCCATATCTGGAACATTCAAACTCGAATGTAGAGCTTATCAATTTCTATGTTCGTCATCAGCACTTTACCTTACGTGATCTTTATGAGGATTATCCCGACTTTCATATTGCTGCATTCAGAGAGCGGAAACGCCTGAATCATTATGAGCGTTTTATTTTTCAATTTCCAATTATCTGGTTTGGGATGCCTCCTCTGCTAAGATTATGGATCGATGAAGTTTTTGATCGTGATTGGTTAAAAGAGGGAGAATATAATCCATTAGAGGGCAAAGAAGTTTATATTCTGGTTACAACAGGCGGAAAAGAAAGATCTTTCAGCAAAACAGGAACCTATAAGTACACGATTGACGAGCTAATCAGTGGATTGATTGTTTCTCTGAATGTATTTAAAGCCAATATCAAAAATATTAAAATCGTCTATGAGGCAAACAAGCTCACAAAAAAGGAAATTATTCTCCACAAAAAAGAATTTATGGAATTACTGACCCAATAA
- a CDS encoding TPM domain-containing protein yields the protein MKLRSLKLVFSFLLVCFYSFVSAQYTIPKKPDVLYPVYDEANLLSQQEKNDLNNKLIKFADSTSTEIEVIIIPSTKGEDVNFLATMFGQKWGIGKKGIDNGVVFLIATQDRTMSIQQGRAVEQYLTASVSGQILDYLVTPNFKQGLWYEGINRGTSAIMEAVQGKFKPINEPTGGGNGKAFKVLIIAFVIFIILAILFGNRGGGRGGNNDDDDVILTRRGRRNYPGGFFPFPGSFGGGGFGGGSSGGGGGFGGFGGGGSFGGGGASGGW from the coding sequence ATGAAATTACGTTCTCTTAAATTAGTATTTTCATTTCTACTGGTTTGCTTTTACAGTTTTGTATCAGCACAATATACGATACCAAAAAAGCCAGATGTTCTATACCCCGTTTATGATGAGGCCAATTTACTTTCCCAACAGGAAAAAAATGATCTCAACAATAAACTGATCAAATTCGCAGATTCTACCTCAACAGAAATTGAGGTGATTATTATTCCAAGTACAAAAGGTGAAGATGTCAATTTTCTGGCCACCATGTTTGGTCAAAAATGGGGAATCGGAAAGAAAGGAATCGATAATGGAGTCGTGTTTCTTATTGCTACCCAGGACAGAACAATGTCTATACAGCAAGGGAGAGCTGTTGAACAATATCTGACCGCTTCTGTTTCGGGACAGATATTAGACTATCTTGTCACTCCAAATTTTAAGCAAGGACTTTGGTATGAAGGTATTAACCGAGGTACTTCTGCCATTATGGAAGCGGTACAGGGGAAATTTAAACCCATCAATGAACCGACAGGAGGCGGAAATGGAAAAGCTTTCAAGGTTCTTATCATTGCCTTTGTCATATTCATTATTCTTGCCATCCTTTTCGGTAACAGAGGTGGTGGCAGAGGAGGAAATAATGACGACGATGATGTGATCCTTACAAGAAGAGGCCGAAGAAATTATCCTGGTGGATTCTTTCCTTTCCCTGGTAGTTTTGGCGGCGGCGGTTTTGGAGGGGGAAGTTCTGGAGGGGGCGGCGGATTTGGAGGCTTCGGCGGCGGTGGAAGTTTTGGTGGCGGTGGTGCTTCCGGAGGATGGTAA
- a CDS encoding TPM domain-containing protein: MMSNFLTNQQIASLVEAIQSAEENSTGEIRVHIDSNTEALHAKTALEVFKKLDMHKTAERNAVLFYVHFEQKYLTIIGDIGIHEKVQQHYWDHLHDYITSEFVKGNYYRALKSAILETGIELKKYFPVKGENPNQLPNEITFS; the protein is encoded by the coding sequence ATAATGAGCAATTTCCTAACAAATCAGCAAATAGCTTCCCTCGTGGAAGCTATTCAATCTGCGGAAGAAAATTCTACAGGCGAAATCAGAGTGCACATTGACTCCAATACAGAAGCCCTGCATGCGAAAACGGCATTAGAAGTTTTTAAAAAACTCGATATGCATAAAACTGCAGAAAGAAATGCAGTCCTTTTTTATGTTCATTTTGAGCAAAAATATCTTACCATTATCGGAGATATTGGAATCCATGAAAAAGTGCAGCAACATTACTGGGATCATTTGCATGATTATATTACATCTGAATTTGTAAAAGGAAACTATTACAGAGCACTGAAAAGTGCTATTCTGGAAACCGGTATTGAACTAAAAAAATATTTTCCTGTAAAAGGAGAAAATCCCAATCAACTTCCCAATGAAATTACGTTCTCTTAA
- a CDS encoding LemA family protein, whose translation MKNKGCLSAGTIGIALLIIIAVIFFWGKSGYNNFVTKEQNVNSKWSNVETVYQKRANLIPNLERTVKSYSKFEQETLTKVVEARSKATSINVDPTNMTEADLAKFQAAQGELSGALSRLMAVVESYPNLKADQQYINFQREYTAIENSIRSETVYFNDAAKDYNTSIKTFPNNILANFTNFKEKPYFKAEAGANKAPDVFSE comes from the coding sequence ATGAAAAATAAGGGCTGTTTGAGCGCCGGAACCATTGGCATCGCTCTTCTTATTATTATTGCTGTCATCTTCTTCTGGGGAAAAAGCGGATATAATAATTTCGTAACCAAAGAACAGAATGTTAACAGCAAATGGTCTAATGTAGAGACTGTTTATCAAAAAAGGGCCAACCTAATACCCAATCTTGAAAGAACTGTAAAATCATATTCTAAATTTGAGCAGGAAACTTTAACTAAAGTAGTAGAAGCACGTTCTAAAGCTACTTCTATTAACGTTGACCCTACGAATATGACGGAAGCAGATCTTGCTAAATTCCAGGCTGCCCAGGGAGAATTATCCGGAGCTTTAAGCAGATTAATGGCGGTTGTAGAATCATATCCTAATTTAAAAGCGGATCAACAATACATTAATTTCCAAAGAGAATATACTGCAATTGAAAACAGTATCCGATCAGAAACTGTCTATTTTAATGACGCAGCTAAGGATTATAATACATCCATAAAAACTTTCCCAAATAATATTTTGGCAAATTTTACAAATTTTAAAGAAAAACCATATTTCAAAGCAGAAGCCGGAGCTAATAAAGCACCTGATGTTTTCTCTGAATAA
- a CDS encoding dihydrofolate reductase, protein MTTIVVAMGEKNEIGFNNQLLWHLPKDLKHFKDITSGHPIIMGRKTYESIGKPLPNRTNIVISRKKDWFEEGVLIVGSIKEAVKFARKIDENVFIIGGGNIYEQTMDVADRLEVTLVKADLKADTFFPKIDGKVWKKTSEVYHEKDEKNQYDFYFQTFEKIKSE, encoded by the coding sequence ATGACAACGATAGTGGTAGCAATGGGAGAGAAGAATGAGATTGGTTTTAATAACCAGTTGCTTTGGCATCTTCCTAAAGATTTAAAACACTTTAAAGACATAACTTCAGGACATCCGATTATTATGGGGCGAAAGACCTATGAAAGCATTGGAAAGCCCCTTCCTAATCGTACCAATATTGTTATTTCACGCAAAAAAGATTGGTTTGAAGAAGGTGTCCTAATTGTAGGAAGTATTAAAGAAGCTGTAAAGTTTGCCAGGAAAATTGATGAAAATGTCTTTATCATTGGAGGCGGAAATATTTATGAACAAACAATGGATGTTGCAGACAGACTTGAGGTGACTTTAGTAAAAGCAGATCTTAAAGCCGATACATTTTTCCCTAAAATTGATGGGAAGGTCTGGAAGAAGACCAGCGAAGTGTATCACGAAAAAGATGAAAAAAATCAATACGATTTCTACTTTCAGACGTTTGAAAAGATCAAAAGTGAATAG